The Microplitis mediator isolate UGA2020A chromosome 8, iyMicMedi2.1, whole genome shotgun sequence genome has a window encoding:
- the LOC130673382 gene encoding protein 5NUC-like: protein MDYSKYTFLMIIVISILGVIFSLPVSESDDKNTKNKEWRLNIVHTNDIHGRFEETSGGEAALPCKGHIGGDGTCYGGFPRISTLVKQERERSKALNIPILYLDAGDIFDGSKLFDKYTDKISYRLFNALEPNATTLGNHEFNKGIEKLISYIDNLSFPVVTCNLDLTNEPSVNRPNLHKSIILDVDGHQVGIVGYTYPGARKLGHIEYLPEIEPIKNEVSKFKKQGVRIIIGLSHSGYKFDQHVAEVVDDIDLIVSGHSHSLLSSDAPVGTQILSQIVEGPYPTVINKMENGKNRSVYIVQAYAYTKYLGNLSVVFDDQGEIKSFEGKPILLDDKIKKDPILLEEFDKFPADPINLTVVGYTRVPLEGYMYACRRRECTLGDVVADALIEYNLNKTESNKGWTDAAIALINSGLLADGMSNVRRNPIVQENIDLSITHNNKIYKMELTGKDLRDQFEYSLRQMENYKISEFWGGFLQVSGIRVTYDLSKPVGSRVIPDLFFVRCAECVFPHYEKLIDDKIYKVLMDENLAVGRFNLSHRRSKVNTTLDGEVKDAVRWYINARSPVHPELGDRIHYILPSKNSAYPPSCSGYIYSNLLSCTETDKQLPKFIENASNQSSSEEQVEITNERN from the exons AtggattattcaaaatatacatttttaatgattattgttattagtatacttggtgtaattttttcattacctGTAAGTGAATCAGATgacaaaaatactaaaaataaagaatgGAGACTAAATATTGTTCACACTAATGATATTCATGGGAg ATTTGAGGAAACATCAGGCGGAGAAGCAGCATTACCCTGCAAAGGACATATAGGCGGTGATGGAACATGTTATGGAGGATTTCCACGAATTTCTACTCTTGTAAAACAAGAAAGAGAAAGAAGTAAAGCATTAAACATACCGATACTCTATCTCGATGCTGGTGATATTTTTGACGGTTCAAAACTATTCGATAAGTACACGGATAAAATATCTTACCGACTATTCAATGCACTTGAACCAAATGCTACA ACATTAGGAAACCACGAATTCAATAAAGGAATTGAAAAGTTAATATCTTACATAGATAATTTGTCATTTCCGGTAGTGACTTGCAATTTGGATTTAACCAACGAACCATCGGTTAACCGGCCAAATTTACACAAAAGTATTATTCTAGATGTAGATGGCCACCAAGTTGGAATAGTTGGATACACATATCCCGGAGCTAGAAAGTTAGGGCACATCGAATATTTGCCCGAAATAGAACctataaaaaatgaagtttCAAAGTTTAAGAAACAAGGAGTTAGAATAATAATCGGTTTAAGTCACTCGGGTTACAAATTTGACCAACACGTTGCCGAAGTTGTTGACGACATAGATTTAATAGTAAGCGGTCACTCACACTCATTATTGTCTAGCGATGCACCAGTTGGCACCCAAATTCTTTCGCAGATAGTGGAAGGTCCTTATCCgacagtaattaataaaatggaaaATGGGAAAAATCGTAGCGTTTATATAGTCCAGGCTTACGCTTACACAAAATATCTAGGAAACTTGTCGGTTGTTTTTGATGACCAGGgtgaaattaaaagttttgagGGAAAACCTATTTTGCTggatgacaaaataaaaaaagatccaATTCTTTTGGAAGAGTTTGATAAATTCCCAGCAGATCCGATTAATTTGACCGTCGTTGGGTACACAAGAGTTCCTTTGGAAGGTTACATGTACGCTTGCAGAAGGAGAGAATGCACTCTCGGAGATGTTGTTGCTGATGCTCTTATTGAATAC AATCTAAACAAAACTGAGAGTAATAAAGGCTGGACAGATGCTGCAATAGCTCTGATAAATAGCGGATTACTTGCAGATGGTATGAGCAACGTTAGAAGAAATCCG ATCGTTCAAGAAAACATTGATCTTTCAATAactcataataataaaatttacaaaatggAGTTAACTGGTAAAGATCTTCGTGACCAATTCGAATACAGCTTGCGTCAAATGGAAAACTACAAAATTTCTGAATTTTGGGGCGGATTTTTACAAGTCTCAGGAATTAGA GTAACATATGACCTGAGTAAACCTGTTGGGTCAAGAGTAATTCCCGATTTGTTCTTTGTCCGTTGCGCAGAGTGTGTATTTCCACACTACGAAAAACttattgatgataaaatttataaagtactTATGGATGAAAATCTTGCCGTAGGAAGATTCAATTTAAGTCATCGGAGAAGCAAAGTTAATACCACACTAG aTGGTGAAGTTAAAGATGCGGTACGTTGGTACATAAATGCCCGAAGTCCAGTACACCCCGAATTAGGCGATAGAATTCACTATATTTTACCTTCAAAGAATTCGGCATATCCGCCCTCTTGCTCGGGGTACATATATTCCAATTTATTAAGCTGTACTGAAACAGATAAACAGCTaccaaaatttattgaaaatgcaTCCAATCAAAGTAGCTCAGAGGAACAAGTCGAAATTACCAATgaaagaaattga